The Nycticebus coucang isolate mNycCou1 chromosome 2, mNycCou1.pri, whole genome shotgun sequence genome includes a window with the following:
- the LOC128593881 gene encoding metallothionein-1E-like, with product MDPNCSCATGGSCSCAGSCKCKDCKCTSCKKSCCSCCPAGCAKCAQGCICKGALEKCSCCA from the exons ATGGACCCCAACTGCTCCTGCGCTACTG GTGGCTCCTGCAGCTGTGCTGGCTCCTGCAAATGCAAAGATTGCAAATGCACGTCCTGCAAGAAGA gctgctgctcctgctgcccCGCAGGCTGTGCCAAGTGTGCCCAGGGCTGCATCTGCAAAGGGGCATTGGAGAAGTGCAGCTGCTGTGCCTGA
- the LOC128593873 gene encoding metallothionein-1E — MDPNCSCATGGSCTCAGSCKCKECKCTSCKKSCCSCCPVGCAKCAQGCICKGASDKCSCCA, encoded by the exons ATGGATCCCAACTGCTCCTGCGCCACCG GTGGATCCTGCACCTGCGCTGGCTCCTGCAAGTGCAAAGAGTGCAAATGCACCTCTTGCAAGAAGA gctgctgctcctgctgcccTGTGGGCTGTGCCAAGTGCGCCCAGGGCTGCATCTGCAAAGGGGCATCGGACAAGTGCAGCTGCTGCGCCTGA